A window from Streptomyces sp. NBC_00271 encodes these proteins:
- a CDS encoding TauD/TfdA family dioxygenase, whose product MTDRNGWSPLEITPGDVGAAATPEALVEHLDSIDLAGLLVREKAVVFRGFKVPGEGLDPVLDRLLPRRLAYVHGNSPRTKVGSNVYTSTEYPQEYTISMHNEMSYAHAWPTRLAFYCAVAPETGGATPVVDAALWLEALDPEVREAFEAGVRYTQNLHGGKGLGKSWQDTFETGDRDEVDVFLKESEAEWSWGPGNSLKVSQLRHSTMRHPVTGAEVWFNQSDQWHPASLGDDTAKALAQIMPADELPQSVTFADGSPIPDEYVLQVRDRGLENAVNVDWYEGDLLLIDNLLVGHGRRPFTGPRRILVAMSD is encoded by the coding sequence GACGTGGGCGCAGCGGCGACCCCGGAGGCGCTCGTCGAGCACCTCGACAGCATCGACCTGGCCGGGCTGCTGGTCCGCGAGAAGGCCGTGGTCTTCCGCGGGTTCAAGGTGCCCGGCGAGGGGCTGGACCCGGTCCTCGACCGGCTGCTGCCCCGCCGCCTCGCCTACGTGCACGGCAACTCGCCGCGCACCAAGGTCGGCTCCAACGTGTACACCTCGACGGAGTACCCGCAGGAGTACACCATCTCGATGCACAACGAGATGTCGTACGCCCACGCCTGGCCGACCCGGCTCGCCTTCTACTGCGCCGTCGCCCCGGAGACCGGCGGTGCCACGCCGGTCGTCGACGCCGCGCTGTGGCTGGAGGCCCTCGACCCGGAGGTCCGCGAGGCCTTCGAGGCCGGGGTGCGCTACACGCAGAACCTGCATGGCGGCAAGGGCCTCGGCAAGAGCTGGCAGGACACCTTCGAAACCGGGGACCGGGACGAGGTCGACGTCTTCCTCAAGGAGTCGGAGGCCGAGTGGAGCTGGGGGCCGGGCAACAGCCTGAAGGTCAGCCAGCTGCGCCACTCCACGATGCGTCACCCGGTCACCGGCGCCGAGGTCTGGTTCAACCAGTCCGACCAGTGGCACCCGGCCTCGCTCGGCGACGACACCGCGAAGGCGCTCGCCCAGATCATGCCGGCCGACGAGCTTCCACAGTCCGTGACCTTCGCGGACGGCAGCCCGATCCCGGACGAGTACGTCCTGCAGGTGCGCGACCGTGGCCTGGAGAACGCGGTGAACGTCGACTGGTACGAGGGCGACCTGCTGCTCATCGACAACCTGCTGGTCGGCCATGGCCGCCGCCCGTTCACCGGCCCGCGCCGGATCCTCGTCGCGATGTCCGACTGA
- a CDS encoding MbtH family protein, whose product MSEQHESAITHRVVLNDEEQYSIWWADRDLPAGWHAEGTEGTREECLAHIDRIWTDMRPASLRRRMDAA is encoded by the coding sequence GTGTCCGAGCAGCACGAATCCGCCATCACCCACCGCGTCGTGCTCAACGACGAGGAGCAGTACTCGATCTGGTGGGCCGACCGCGACCTGCCGGCCGGCTGGCACGCCGAGGGTACCGAGGGCACCCGCGAGGAGTGCCTGGCCCACATCGACCGGATCTGGACCGACATGCGCCCGGCCAGCCTCCGCCGTCGGATGGACGCCGCGTAA
- a CDS encoding non-ribosomal peptide synthetase, whose product MFPESRTDASADAAQLTPVLVGRQASLTPEAIAVEHGRQRMTYAELDARSNRLAHLLRAQGAGPDLPVGVRLARGLDLVVGLLAIWRAGAAYLPLDTEAPRSRTSALIAASGTALVLTDARGSAAVTDAGAQPVVPEDLAAELREQPADAPVTGVHSTNAAYVLHTSGSTGTPKGVVVSHAGIANRIGWAVRQHGLSTADRVLQKTALVFDAHVWEVFAPLVSGGTLVLAPAGAERDPAALVRAVGEHRITVLQVVPSVLRLLVAEDGWQKCGALRLVCSAGEPLHAELAHRLRALSDAELWNTYGPTECSIDVTAHRFDPAQLTGPVPIGRPIEKMRVLVVDASGSPVGVGVPGELLAGGAGVARGYLGRPGQTAERFVPDPFAKDGSRLYRTGDRVSWRADGVLEYLGRMDDQVKVNGVRIEPAEVEAQLAAHPAIAGAVVRPYAAADGAKRLAAYYVIREPVAETELRGHLLERLPSTHVPAALIELESFPLGPTGKVDRRALPSPDAVAEPAGTAPATEAELLVAEAWRSVLDFGPLTTSSDFFRGGGTSLQLTRVAARLRAGTGRDISLRALLGAPTLAGHAALLTAAAGEDSAPVRPVSREGGLPLSYGQRRLWFMDKMHPASPEWVAGLLLKVPGGTASELVGRALDTLVARHEALRTRYAEVDGEPRQFIEAPTGVPIRAITTGREGLPAVLAELLGTGFRLDGGELLRAAHITLDDDSELLAVAMHHITTDGWSTAVLEREFHQVLAALTAGEQPVLPQLAVQYADFAAWQQERLTGEAVGRELTHWRAVLDGHQPLALPTDHPRPAVRDGRGGITPVTIDAGTLAAVDTIAREHGTTRFTVLLTAYATVLARHSGQWDLPVGTPVAGRERPELDGVVGFFLNNVVLRCVLDGELGFNDAVARVAAITRDAFSHQDLPFDLLVDELAPDRDLSRTPLYQAAFDLHGEDFNGTVDGDTETVRRMWRITHTDLTLLLRPAADGSLVGGLEYATSLYEEATAARLAAGLTTLLASATADPDRALGALDLLTPGEHAELTRWGTAETPQPVMSTPQMFAAQAVRTPHATAVEGDGFALTYRELAARAARIARHLRSIGVHRGSTVGVLLDRGPELHATLLAVWQAGAAYVPIDPAFPVERVTGMLADADARVLVTQNAYETGVFDGTVVRIDGADADAIAAQDAWTPPLEAHFEDLAYIIYTSGSTGRPKGVAVSHRGLANHLNWAAAELAGAGTGGSAVFSSAAFDLVVPNLWAPLLTGRRVLLLPQDLDLSELGERLAAHAPFSFLKLTPGHLDILAQQLTERQAASLTPVVVVAGEALDGSLAATWASLLGEGGRLINEYGPTEASVGTSVHPVATGTGPGVVPIGGPLPGMVMRVLDERMRPVPVGAVGELYVGGTGVARGYVGRPGLTAEKFLPDPYGPAGTRLYRTGDLARWLDGGAVEFLGRTDDQVKIRGYRVETGEIRAVLLDHPGVADAVVVPVGSGARVRLAAYFTAVPGGDADAASLAAHSALLLPPYMVPGSFTELERIPLNPNGKVDRRALPEPAAAEPPRRARPANPVEERLLDIWRDACGIEAGLDDNFFHAGGNSILAIRLIAAIQTDFEITLPVRAVFEGPTVAELAQTIEDRIRAEIAEMSDSEVMADSMLLKEQNA is encoded by the coding sequence ATGTTTCCCGAGTCACGGACGGACGCATCGGCCGATGCAGCCCAGCTCACCCCCGTGCTCGTCGGCCGTCAGGCTTCGCTGACTCCGGAAGCGATCGCCGTGGAGCACGGTCGGCAGCGGATGACGTACGCGGAGCTCGACGCCCGCAGCAACCGGCTCGCCCACCTGCTGAGGGCCCAGGGTGCCGGACCCGACCTGCCGGTCGGCGTCCGGCTCGCCCGCGGCCTCGACCTGGTCGTCGGACTGCTCGCCATCTGGCGGGCCGGTGCCGCCTACCTGCCGCTGGACACCGAGGCGCCGCGGTCCCGCACCTCCGCGCTGATCGCCGCGTCCGGCACCGCACTCGTCCTCACCGACGCCCGGGGCAGCGCCGCCGTCACCGACGCCGGGGCCCAGCCCGTCGTCCCCGAGGACCTCGCCGCCGAACTCCGGGAGCAGCCCGCCGACGCCCCGGTCACCGGCGTACACAGCACCAACGCCGCCTACGTCCTGCACACCTCCGGGTCCACCGGCACCCCCAAGGGCGTCGTGGTCAGCCACGCCGGCATCGCCAACCGCATCGGCTGGGCGGTGCGACAGCACGGCCTCTCGACCGCCGACCGGGTGCTGCAGAAGACCGCCCTGGTTTTCGACGCCCATGTCTGGGAGGTCTTCGCCCCGCTGGTCAGCGGCGGCACCCTGGTGCTCGCCCCGGCCGGTGCCGAACGCGATCCGGCCGCCCTGGTCCGTGCGGTCGGCGAGCACCGGATCACGGTGCTGCAGGTCGTGCCGTCCGTGCTGCGCCTGCTCGTCGCCGAGGACGGCTGGCAGAAGTGCGGCGCGCTGCGCCTGGTGTGCAGTGCCGGTGAGCCGCTGCACGCCGAACTCGCCCACCGGCTGCGGGCGTTGAGCGACGCCGAGCTGTGGAACACCTATGGTCCGACCGAGTGCTCCATCGACGTCACCGCGCACCGGTTCGACCCCGCCCAGCTGACCGGTCCGGTGCCGATCGGCCGCCCCATCGAGAAGATGCGCGTCCTGGTCGTGGACGCGTCCGGCAGCCCGGTCGGCGTCGGTGTCCCCGGCGAGCTGCTCGCGGGCGGTGCCGGTGTGGCGCGCGGCTATCTCGGCCGCCCCGGCCAGACCGCCGAGCGCTTCGTGCCCGACCCGTTCGCCAAGGACGGCAGCCGCCTGTACCGCACCGGCGACCGGGTCAGCTGGCGCGCCGACGGCGTACTCGAATACCTGGGCCGCATGGACGACCAGGTCAAGGTCAACGGCGTACGCATCGAACCCGCCGAGGTCGAGGCCCAGCTGGCCGCGCACCCGGCGATCGCCGGTGCCGTGGTCCGCCCCTACGCCGCGGCCGACGGCGCCAAGCGGCTCGCCGCCTATTACGTGATCCGCGAGCCGGTCGCCGAGACCGAGCTGCGCGGCCACCTGCTGGAGCGGCTGCCCAGCACCCATGTGCCGGCCGCCCTGATCGAACTGGAGTCCTTCCCGCTGGGCCCGACCGGCAAGGTCGACCGGCGGGCGCTGCCCTCGCCCGACGCGGTCGCCGAACCGGCGGGCACCGCGCCCGCCACCGAGGCCGAGCTCCTGGTCGCCGAGGCCTGGCGGAGTGTCCTCGACTTCGGCCCGCTCACCACCTCCAGCGACTTCTTCCGCGGCGGCGGCACCTCGCTCCAGCTCACCCGGGTCGCCGCCCGGCTGCGCGCCGGCACCGGCCGCGACATCTCCTTGCGCGCCCTGCTCGGCGCCCCCACCCTCGCCGGCCACGCGGCCCTGCTGACGGCGGCCGCCGGGGAGGACTCCGCGCCCGTGCGGCCCGTCTCGCGCGAGGGCGGCCTGCCGCTCTCGTACGGGCAGCGCCGCCTGTGGTTCATGGACAAGATGCATCCGGCCAGTCCCGAGTGGGTCGCCGGTCTGCTGCTCAAGGTGCCCGGCGGCACCGCGTCCGAACTCGTCGGGCGGGCCCTGGACACCCTGGTCGCCCGGCACGAGGCGCTGCGCACCCGGTACGCCGAAGTGGACGGCGAGCCGCGCCAGTTCATCGAGGCGCCGACCGGCGTCCCGATCCGCGCGATCACCACCGGCCGCGAGGGGCTGCCCGCTGTCCTCGCCGAGCTGCTCGGCACGGGCTTCCGCCTCGACGGCGGTGAGCTGCTGCGGGCCGCGCACATCACGCTCGACGACGACAGCGAGCTGCTCGCCGTCGCCATGCACCACATCACCACCGACGGCTGGTCCACCGCCGTCCTGGAGCGCGAGTTCCACCAGGTCCTCGCCGCGCTGACCGCCGGCGAGCAGCCGGTCCTACCGCAACTCGCCGTCCAGTACGCCGACTTCGCGGCCTGGCAGCAGGAGCGGCTCACGGGCGAGGCCGTCGGGCGCGAGCTCACGCACTGGCGCGCCGTCCTCGACGGACACCAGCCACTCGCCCTGCCCACCGACCACCCGCGTCCCGCCGTCCGCGACGGCCGCGGCGGCATCACCCCGGTCACCATCGACGCCGGCACCCTCGCGGCCGTCGACACGATCGCCCGCGAGCACGGCACCACCCGGTTCACCGTCCTGCTCACCGCGTACGCCACCGTCCTCGCCCGGCACAGCGGCCAGTGGGACCTGCCGGTCGGCACCCCGGTCGCCGGGCGCGAGCGGCCCGAACTCGACGGCGTCGTCGGCTTCTTCCTCAACAACGTGGTGCTGCGCTGTGTGCTCGACGGCGAACTCGGCTTCAACGACGCGGTCGCCAGGGTCGCCGCCATCACCCGGGACGCCTTCAGCCACCAGGACCTGCCGTTCGACCTCCTCGTCGACGAGCTGGCGCCCGACCGCGACCTGTCGCGCACGCCGCTCTACCAGGCCGCCTTCGACCTGCACGGCGAGGACTTCAACGGCACCGTCGACGGCGACACCGAGACGGTCCGCAGGATGTGGCGGATCACCCACACCGACCTCACCCTGCTGCTGCGCCCGGCCGCCGACGGATCGCTGGTGGGCGGCCTGGAGTACGCGACCAGCCTGTACGAGGAGGCCACCGCCGCCCGCCTCGCCGCCGGCCTGACCACCCTGCTCGCGTCCGCCACCGCCGACCCCGACCGCGCGCTCGGCGCCCTCGACCTGCTCACCCCCGGTGAGCACGCCGAGCTGACCCGCTGGGGCACCGCCGAGACGCCCCAGCCCGTCATGTCGACGCCGCAGATGTTCGCCGCGCAGGCCGTGCGAACCCCGCACGCCACCGCCGTCGAGGGCGACGGGTTCGCCCTGACCTACCGGGAGCTGGCGGCCCGCGCCGCGCGGATCGCCCGCCACCTGCGCTCGATCGGAGTCCACCGGGGCAGCACCGTCGGTGTCCTGCTCGACCGGGGCCCGGAGTTGCACGCGACCCTGCTCGCCGTCTGGCAGGCCGGCGCGGCGTACGTACCGATCGACCCGGCCTTCCCCGTCGAGCGCGTCACCGGGATGCTCGCCGACGCCGACGCCCGGGTCCTGGTCACCCAGAACGCCTACGAAACAGGGGTGTTCGACGGCACGGTCGTACGGATCGACGGGGCCGACGCCGACGCGATCGCCGCCCAGGACGCCTGGACGCCACCGCTGGAGGCCCACTTCGAAGACCTGGCGTACATCATCTACACCTCCGGCTCGACCGGCCGCCCCAAGGGCGTCGCGGTCAGCCACCGCGGCCTCGCCAACCACCTGAACTGGGCGGCCGCCGAGCTCGCGGGCGCGGGCACCGGCGGCAGCGCGGTCTTCTCCTCGGCCGCCTTCGACCTGGTCGTCCCCAACCTGTGGGCGCCGCTGCTCACCGGCCGGCGGGTGCTGCTCCTTCCGCAGGATCTCGACCTGTCCGAACTCGGCGAACGCCTGGCGGCGCACGCCCCGTTCAGCTTCCTCAAGCTGACGCCGGGCCATCTCGACATCCTGGCCCAGCAGTTGACCGAACGTCAGGCAGCCTCGCTGACCCCGGTCGTGGTGGTCGCGGGCGAGGCCCTGGACGGCTCGCTCGCCGCCACCTGGGCTTCGCTGCTCGGTGAGGGCGGCCGGCTCATCAACGAGTACGGTCCCACCGAGGCCTCCGTAGGCACCAGCGTCCACCCGGTGGCGACCGGCACCGGACCCGGCGTCGTGCCCATCGGCGGCCCGCTGCCCGGCATGGTCATGCGCGTCCTGGACGAGCGGATGCGGCCCGTCCCCGTCGGCGCGGTCGGCGAACTGTACGTCGGCGGCACCGGAGTCGCCCGCGGCTATGTCGGCCGCCCCGGCCTGACCGCCGAGAAGTTCCTGCCCGACCCGTACGGGCCCGCCGGAACCCGCCTCTACCGCACCGGGGACCTGGCACGCTGGCTCGACGGCGGCGCCGTGGAGTTCCTCGGCCGCACCGACGACCAGGTCAAGATCCGCGGCTACCGGGTGGAGACCGGCGAGATCCGCGCGGTCCTGCTCGACCACCCCGGCGTCGCCGACGCGGTCGTCGTGCCGGTCGGCAGCGGCGCCCGGGTCCGGCTCGCCGCCTACTTCACCGCCGTCCCCGGCGGCGACGCGGACGCCGCGTCCCTCGCCGCCCACAGCGCCCTGCTGCTGCCCCCGTACATGGTCCCGGGCAGCTTCACCGAGCTGGAGCGCATCCCGCTCAACCCGAACGGCAAGGTCGACCGGCGCGCCCTGCCCGAGCCGGCGGCGGCCGAACCACCGCGGCGCGCGCGCCCCGCCAACCCCGTCGAGGAGCGCCTCCTCGACATCTGGCGTGACGCCTGTGGGATCGAGGCCGGCCTCGACGACAACTTCTTCCACGCCGGTGGAAATTCGATCCTCGCGATCCGGCTCATCGCCGCGATCCAGACCGACTTCGAGATCACCCTGCCCGTACGCGCCGTGTTCGAGGGCCCGACCGTCGCCGAACTGGCGCAGACGATCGAGGACCGGATCCGCGCGGAGATCGCCGAGATGTCCGACTCCGAAGTGATGGCGGACTCGATGCTGCTGAAGGAGCAGAACGCATGA